One stretch of Lacrimispora sphenoides DNA includes these proteins:
- the phnE gene encoding phosphonate ABC transporter, permease protein PhnE → MNKQIEKAYEERPRNTVYRITVSVIVLALILWSGSAVDFSGSGLGGLKIAGNILNGIIHPDRKLLFNLTVQGVPYLLLETVCIAFLGTIVGAFLAIPLSFLSASNLMPAPIAYLSRLVIMAVRTIPAFVYGLMFIRVSGPGAFTGLLTMSVCSIGMVSKMYIEAIEDLDTRILESLDACGCNTFQKIRYGILPQLIPNFASTVIYRFDINLRDATVLGLVGAGGIGAPLIFAMNAYRWNEAGAILVGLVVLVLIVEYISTKIRVKLARG, encoded by the coding sequence ATGAATAAACAGATTGAAAAAGCATATGAAGAACGCCCAAGAAACACAGTATACCGGATAACCGTGTCCGTGATTGTCCTGGCCCTCATTCTATGGTCCGGTTCTGCCGTGGATTTTTCAGGAAGCGGACTTGGAGGACTTAAGATAGCTGGAAATATCTTAAACGGGATTATTCACCCGGATAGGAAACTGCTGTTTAATCTGACCGTACAGGGAGTTCCATATCTTCTTTTGGAAACGGTCTGCATTGCATTTTTAGGAACCATTGTGGGGGCATTTCTTGCCATTCCATTATCCTTTTTATCCGCTTCCAATTTGATGCCGGCCCCCATAGCCTATTTGAGCCGATTGGTGATTATGGCGGTAAGGACCATTCCGGCCTTTGTATATGGCCTTATGTTCATCCGCGTCAGCGGACCCGGTGCATTTACCGGACTTTTAACCATGTCCGTCTGCTCCATCGGTATGGTATCCAAAATGTATATTGAAGCCATTGAGGATCTGGACACCAGGATTCTGGAATCCTTAGATGCCTGCGGCTGCAATACGTTCCAAAAAATCCGGTATGGAATCCTGCCCCAGCTGATTCCAAACTTTGCGTCTACGGTAATCTACCGGTTTGATATTAACTTAAGGGATGCAACGGTTCTGGGACTGGTGGGAGCCGGAGGAATAGGTGCACCCCTGATCTTTGCCATGAATGCCTACCGGTGGAATGAGGCGGGAGCTATTCTGGTCGGCCTTGTGGTTTTAGTTCTTATCGTGGAATACATATCCACCAAAATACGCGTGAAGCTGGCCAGGGGGTGA
- the phnE gene encoding phosphonate ABC transporter, permease protein PhnE — MSLYDKIFPPRKIVLSSGKTVFRPASRLPLIALILVFLTVLSVKITGFDMRVLLERGNQFFVILGMMVPPAFSYSSQVWKPLFDTIKMSLLGTVVGAVLVVPFAMAASTNIIKSAAVVSAMRLFLSIVRTLPTLVTALIATYVFGLGTLAGTTAITVFTFAYMGKILYEEIETADMGAFEAMEAIGATKVRAFVSAIIPQVLPSYISNGLFCFEGNVRYAAILGYVGAGGLGLILNEKLGWREYPSVGIILIMLFVAVFLIESVSRYCRRKLV; from the coding sequence ATGAGTTTATATGACAAGATATTTCCGCCTAGGAAAATCGTATTGTCCAGCGGAAAGACCGTCTTTCGGCCGGCTTCCAGGCTTCCTCTGATCGCTTTGATCCTGGTATTTTTAACCGTGCTTTCCGTGAAAATCACCGGCTTTGACATGAGGGTCTTGCTGGAAAGAGGAAACCAGTTCTTTGTTATATTGGGAATGATGGTTCCTCCGGCATTTTCCTATAGCTCTCAGGTATGGAAGCCCTTGTTTGACACCATTAAGATGTCACTTCTGGGAACCGTGGTTGGCGCAGTGCTGGTCGTTCCCTTTGCAATGGCTGCTTCCACCAACATCATAAAAAGCGCTGCAGTCGTCAGTGCCATGAGGTTGTTCTTAAGCATTGTAAGGACACTTCCCACTCTGGTAACCGCTCTGATCGCCACTTATGTGTTCGGTCTTGGCACACTGGCAGGAACTACGGCCATTACCGTTTTCACCTTTGCCTATATGGGTAAGATTTTATATGAAGAGATCGAAACTGCCGATATGGGAGCCTTTGAGGCTATGGAAGCCATAGGAGCCACCAAGGTCCGGGCCTTTGTGAGCGCCATCATTCCCCAGGTACTTCCTTCCTATATATCCAATGGATTGTTTTGTTTTGAAGGAAATGTCCGCTATGCAGCGATTTTAGGCTACGTGGGCGCAGGCGGCCTTGGGCTGATTTTAAATGAGAAGTTAGGCTGGAGAGAATACCCCAGTGTGGGCATAATTCTTATCATGCTGTTTGTTGCCGTATTTTTAATTGAGTCGGTGAGCCGTTACTGCCGCCGGAAACTGGTGTAG
- a CDS encoding bifunctional metallophosphatase/5'-nucleotidase, translating to MEKQARIYYTSDVHGYLFPTSYGDREERPMGLLNCISNFQKDGNTLVFDGGDTLQGAPFATYITSRKEAVPGINPIARVYNEAGYDAVVPGNHDFNFGYECLSEYVRALKGICLCANARDLEGKAQITRSHIFTLENGLRLGVTGVVTDYVNVWEQPEHLEKIHITDAFEAAAKELQNLKSQADVTVCIYHGGYECDLDNGMVLSTSGENVGCRILKELDYDILLTAHQHMSVPGRDLFGTHTLQLAPNAAQYACLDIRLDNGKVSVKSSICPAGEVHGKEPYESLLPLEEAVQEWLDVDIGRLKEPVPEKSKLDMALYGSPIADFFNHVQLSYTGADISCVGLGNSPISLPDHVTMRDLVRVYPFSNTLVVLEVKEEFLKKALERCAEYFTLKDGNIEISDVFLKPKVEHYNYDYFSGITFELDLKESVGNRVKKILYKGGPLAGRTLSLCMSDYRASGTGGYEVYRECRVIKRIGTEVPQMALEYLRKHSVVEIVNNGGLVLL from the coding sequence TTGGAGAAACAGGCAAGAATTTATTACACCTCGGATGTGCACGGATACCTGTTCCCAACCTCTTACGGGGACAGAGAAGAACGGCCCATGGGACTTTTAAACTGTATCTCCAACTTTCAAAAAGATGGAAATACTCTTGTATTTGACGGAGGGGATACACTGCAGGGGGCGCCCTTTGCCACTTATATCACTTCCCGGAAGGAAGCTGTCCCTGGAATAAACCCAATAGCAAGGGTATACAATGAGGCAGGTTACGATGCCGTTGTTCCGGGAAACCATGATTTTAATTTTGGCTATGAGTGTCTTTCTGAATACGTTCGGGCACTTAAAGGAATCTGTCTCTGTGCCAATGCCAGAGACTTAGAAGGAAAGGCACAGATAACGAGGAGCCATATCTTTACGCTGGAAAACGGGCTTCGCCTGGGAGTGACCGGTGTTGTGACGGATTATGTTAACGTGTGGGAGCAGCCGGAGCATTTAGAGAAGATCCACATTACGGACGCGTTTGAAGCGGCGGCAAAAGAGCTGCAAAATTTAAAAAGCCAGGCAGATGTCACCGTTTGCATCTATCACGGCGGCTATGAATGTGATCTTGACAATGGAATGGTTTTAAGTACATCAGGAGAAAATGTGGGCTGCCGCATATTAAAGGAGCTGGATTACGACATCCTTTTGACTGCCCACCAGCACATGTCAGTTCCTGGAAGAGATCTATTCGGAACCCATACCCTGCAGCTGGCTCCTAATGCCGCACAGTATGCCTGCCTGGATATCAGGCTTGATAACGGGAAGGTTTCGGTGAAATCTTCCATATGCCCTGCCGGGGAGGTTCATGGGAAAGAGCCTTACGAGTCTCTGCTTCCTCTGGAGGAAGCGGTACAGGAATGGCTGGATGTGGACATCGGACGCTTAAAGGAGCCGGTTCCGGAAAAGAGCAAGCTTGATATGGCCCTCTATGGGTCGCCCATCGCAGATTTTTTTAATCATGTCCAGCTTAGCTATACGGGAGCGGATATCTCCTGCGTTGGCCTGGGAAATTCGCCCATCAGCCTGCCGGATCATGTGACGATGCGGGATCTGGTGCGGGTTTATCCGTTTTCCAATACCCTTGTGGTCCTTGAGGTAAAGGAAGAGTTTCTTAAAAAGGCGTTGGAGCGCTGCGCTGAATATTTTACTTTAAAAGATGGGAATATTGAGATATCAGACGTGTTCTTAAAGCCTAAAGTGGAGCATTATAATTATGATTATTTTTCTGGGATCACCTTTGAATTAGACTTAAAAGAGTCAGTGGGAAACCGGGTGAAGAAGATCCTGTATAAAGGAGGACCTCTTGCAGGCCGCACCTTAAGCCTTTGCATGAGCGATTACCGGGCCAGCGGTACGGGAGGTTATGAGGTATACAGGGAATGCCGGGTTATAAAACGCATTGGAACAGAGGTTCCGCAGATGGCTCTTGAGTATTTGCGTAAGCATTCTGTGGTGGAGATTGTTAATAACGGCGGACTGGTTCTGCTATAA